In Buchnera aphidicola (Brachycaudus tragopogonis), the following are encoded in one genomic region:
- the hflC gene encoding protease modulator HflC, with translation MNKAFICLSSILILLFSSSFFVVKEGERGIVLQFGRVLRNHEQKTLVYNPGLHFKIPFLETVKMLDGRIHTMDNQADRFVTKEKKDLIVDSYIKWRINDFSRYYLATGGGDIFQAEVLLKRKFSDRLRSEIGCLNVKEIVTDSRGRLTTDVLNSLNKGTINSEKASLINVNSMNALGIQVVDVRIKQINLPFEVSDAIYNRMRAEREAVARSQRSQGQEKAEKLRAVADYKSSIILSKAQKEALVIKGQGEAAVTKLFAENFSNEPDFYYFIRSLRAYENSFKNNGNIMLISSDNEFFKYINKVISIEK, from the coding sequence ATGAATAAAGCTTTTATTTGTCTATCAAGTATTTTAATTCTTTTATTTTCTTCTTCTTTTTTTGTTGTTAAAGAAGGAGAGCGTGGAATTGTTCTTCAATTTGGTCGAGTTTTACGGAATCATGAACAAAAAACTTTAGTATATAATCCTGGATTACATTTTAAAATTCCATTTTTAGAGACGGTTAAAATGTTAGATGGACGAATTCACACTATGGATAATCAGGCTGATCGATTTGTTACAAAAGAAAAAAAAGACCTTATTGTTGACTCTTATATAAAATGGCGTATTAATGATTTTAGTCGTTATTATCTTGCAACTGGAGGTGGGGACATTTTTCAAGCTGAAGTTTTATTAAAAAGAAAATTTAGTGATCGATTACGCTCTGAAATAGGTTGTCTTAATGTAAAAGAAATTGTTACAGATTCTCGAGGTAGATTAACGACAGATGTGTTAAATTCTTTAAATAAAGGTACTATTAATTCAGAGAAAGCATCTTTAATTAATGTTAATAGTATGAATGCGTTAGGGATTCAGGTTGTAGATGTTCGTATTAAGCAAATTAATTTGCCTTTTGAGGTTTCTGATGCAATATATAATCGCATGAGAGCAGAAAGAGAAGCTGTTGCTAGAAGCCAACGTTCTCAAGGACAAGAAAAAGCTGAGAAATTACGTGCAGTAGCAGATTATAAATCATCTATAATACTATCAAAAGCGCAAAAAGAAGCTTTAGTTATTAAAGGTCAAGGGGAAGCGGCAGTAACAAAATTATTTGCAGAAAATTTTAGTAATGAACCTGATTTTTATTATTTTATTCGTAGTTTACGTGCTTACGAAAATAGTTTTAAAAATAATGGAAATATTATGTTGATTAGTTCAGATAATGAATTTTTTAAATATATAAATAAAGTAATTTCTATTGAAAAATAA
- a CDS encoding mannitol-1-phosphate 5-dehydrogenase translates to MKALHFGAGNIGRGFIGKTLLESGFNVVFSDIDQSLIDFINKDQGYFVRIIGKNKDKTVRIENVSAIHANNPKIIEMITSVNLITTAVGPFALDKIALIITHGIILKIKIKSTQPLNIIACENKIKASSFLRKAVLEQLPSKYYDYLNQYVGFVDCSIDTIIPIIHDNKNFSSLIVEDFKEWIVNMNQFKGIIPKIIDMQLSNNLNAFIERKLFTLNTGHAIAAYLGLIKKYKTIKDAMLDKKISHIVRCAMIESGEVLVKRYNFNKKDHLSYIDNILIRFENPFISDTLERIGRNPLQKLGKNERLIKPLLGSIEYGLPYTNLAKGIAAAFHYKNKNDFESMKISSLIKKQGIKNSLVEICNLSIDSKELYSIFLEYTSILKTIM, encoded by the coding sequence ATGAAAGCACTCCATTTTGGAGCAGGAAATATTGGACGTGGTTTTATTGGAAAAACATTGTTAGAATCAGGTTTTAATGTGGTTTTTTCTGATATAGATCAATCTCTGATAGATTTTATCAATAAAGATCAAGGATATTTCGTTAGAATAATTGGAAAAAATAAAGACAAGACTGTAAGAATTGAAAACGTTAGCGCTATTCATGCTAATAATCCAAAAATTATAGAAATGATTACTTCAGTTAATCTAATTACAACCGCAGTTGGTCCCTTTGCGTTAGATAAAATTGCTTTAATTATTACACATGGAATTATATTAAAAATTAAAATAAAATCTACTCAACCATTAAATATTATTGCTTGTGAAAATAAAATTAAAGCAAGTTCTTTCTTAAGAAAAGCTGTTCTTGAACAATTACCTTCAAAGTATTATGATTATTTAAATCAATATGTTGGTTTTGTAGATTGCAGTATCGATACTATTATCCCCATAATTCATGATAATAAAAATTTTTCATCCTTAATTGTTGAAGATTTTAAAGAATGGATTGTTAACATGAATCAATTTAAAGGAATAATACCTAAAATTATTGATATGCAATTAAGTAATAATTTAAATGCTTTTATAGAAAGGAAATTATTCACGTTAAATACCGGTCATGCTATAGCTGCATATTTAGGTTTAATAAAAAAATATAAAACTATAAAAGATGCTATGTTAGATAAAAAAATAAGTCACATTGTGCGGTGTGCCATGATAGAAAGTGGGGAAGTATTAGTTAAACGTTATAATTTTAATAAAAAAGATCATTTATCTTATATCGATAATATTTTAATTCGCTTTGAGAATCCATTTATATCCGATACTCTTGAGCGTATAGGGCGAAATCCTTTACAAAAATTAGGAAAAAATGAACGTTTAATCAAACCTCTTTTAGGTAGCATTGAATATGGACTTCCTTACACTAATTTAGCAAAAGGTATTGCAGCGGCATTTCATTATAAAAATAAAAATGATTTTGAATCAATGAAAATTTCATCATTAATAAAAAAACAAGGGATTAAGAATAGTCTAGTAGAAATTTGCAATTTATCTATAGATAGTAAAGAATTGTATTCTATTTTTTTAGAATACACATCAATTTTAAAAACAATTATGTAG
- the orn gene encoding oligoribonuclease codes for MNFSKKNLIWIDLEMTGLNPKIHRIIEIATLITDCDLNIISEGPVIPIKQKKEDILKMDKWNTVIHTNSGLIKKVENSLYNEHQAEIETILFLKKWVPIQSSPICGNSVGQDRRFLFQYMPKLENYFHYRCIDVSTLKELAIRWNPTIFNKFKKKNNHRALQDIHESIMELDFYRKNFIKSLKK; via the coding sequence ATGAATTTTAGTAAAAAAAATCTTATTTGGATCGACTTAGAAATGACTGGACTAAATCCAAAAATACATCGTATTATTGAAATTGCAACATTAATTACAGATTGTGACTTAAATATAATTTCAGAAGGTCCAGTAATTCCTATAAAACAAAAAAAAGAAGATATTTTAAAAATGGATAAATGGAACACTGTTATTCATACAAATAGTGGATTAATTAAAAAAGTTGAAAATAGTTTATATAATGAACATCAAGCAGAAATAGAAACCATTCTCTTTTTAAAAAAATGGGTACCCATTCAATCATCTCCAATATGTGGAAATAGTGTTGGTCAAGATCGAAGATTTTTATTTCAATATATGCCTAAACTAGAAAATTATTTTCATTATCGATGTATAGATGTTAGTACTCTCAAAGAATTAGCTATTCGTTGGAATCCCACCATTTTTAATAAATTTAAAAAAAAGAACAATCATAGAGCGTTACAAGATATTCATGAATCTATAATGGAATTAGATTTTTATAGAAAAAATTTTATAAAATCTCTAAAAAAATAA
- a CDS encoding PTS mannitol transporter subunit IICBA → MLLFIKLKIQNFGQFLSNMIMPNISIFITWGIMTALFIPFGWYPNKILEQLISPIIFYLLPILIGYTGGRLVSGDRGGLVGSITTIGVITSTNMPMFLGAMISGPLGGWIIKRFDKIIENRIKNGFEMLVNNFSVAIFGMLLAIISFFTIGPFIEWISYFLGSLIKIIVSYNLLPFISIIIEPAKIFFLNNAINHGIFSPLGIQDVSENHRSIFFLIESNPGPGLGVLIAWFFFGKGELCKSSGGAAIIEFLGGIHEIYFPYVLIKPKLIVALILGGMSGIFMLVLLKGGLISAVSPGSILSILTMTPKGFYLSNIIAIFCSFVVSFISASLLLKFNFYTNEIKNYKNIKIKKNILDSKILQDDHNICTFSSCGRIKTIIVACDAGMGSSAMGASILRKKIKNANLNDISVLNMAINLLPKNADLVITHQNLTHRAKKYAPYAQHISLKNFLNNNFYDNLIKKLKNNIVSLDSNHTSSFQDNNNINNKNVSENLFQLTKKNIFLNQHAKNKEEAINIVGNHLFKQGYVKYDYIYSMIEREKISSTWLGESIALPHGTIEGKNSVLKTGIIFCQFPQGVHFGEEIDDIAYLVIGIAAKNNEHIMVVSSITNALDNKDTIKKLSKTSNVEEVLSILSV, encoded by the coding sequence ATGCTTTTATTTATTAAATTAAAAATACAAAATTTTGGTCAATTTTTAAGTAATATGATAATGCCTAATATAAGTATTTTTATTACATGGGGAATCATGACTGCTTTGTTTATACCATTCGGATGGTATCCTAATAAAATTTTAGAGCAGTTAATATCACCAATTATTTTTTATCTTTTGCCTATTTTAATTGGATACACTGGAGGTCGTTTAGTTTCTGGTGATAGAGGAGGATTAGTAGGAAGCATAACTACGATAGGAGTAATTACTAGTACGAATATGCCTATGTTTCTAGGTGCAATGATTTCAGGTCCATTAGGTGGTTGGATTATAAAACGTTTTGATAAAATAATAGAAAATAGAATAAAAAACGGTTTTGAAATGTTAGTTAATAACTTTTCTGTTGCTATATTTGGAATGTTATTAGCAATAATTTCATTTTTTACTATTGGTCCATTTATTGAATGGATATCTTATTTTTTAGGAAGTTTGATAAAAATAATAGTATCTTATAATTTATTGCCTTTTATTTCTATTATAATCGAGCCAGCTAAAATATTTTTTTTAAATAATGCGATTAACCATGGTATTTTTTCTCCATTAGGTATTCAAGATGTATCAGAAAATCATCGATCTATCTTTTTTTTAATCGAGTCTAATCCAGGTCCAGGATTAGGTGTATTAATAGCATGGTTTTTTTTTGGAAAAGGAGAATTATGCAAGTCTTCAGGAGGGGCTGCAATAATTGAATTCTTAGGAGGGATTCATGAAATTTATTTTCCCTATGTATTGATAAAACCAAAATTAATTGTTGCTTTAATTTTAGGTGGTATGTCCGGTATTTTTATGCTTGTATTATTAAAAGGTGGTTTAATTTCTGCAGTATCACCTGGTTCTATTTTATCTATTTTAACTATGACACCTAAAGGTTTTTATTTGTCTAATATTATTGCTATTTTTTGTTCTTTTGTAGTTTCTTTTATTAGTGCTTCTTTATTATTAAAATTTAATTTTTACACAAATGAAATAAAAAATTATAAAAACATCAAAATAAAAAAAAATATTTTAGATTCAAAAATATTACAAGATGATCATAATATCTGTACATTTTCTTCGTGTGGTCGAATTAAAACTATTATTGTTGCTTGTGATGCAGGAATGGGTTCAAGCGCAATGGGTGCAAGTATTTTACGTAAAAAAATAAAAAATGCTAATTTAAATGATATTTCTGTATTGAATATGGCAATTAATTTGTTGCCAAAAAATGCCGATTTAGTAATTACACATCAAAATTTAACTCATCGTGCAAAAAAATATGCTCCTTATGCTCAACATATATCTTTAAAGAACTTTCTTAATAATAACTTTTATGATAATTTAATAAAAAAATTAAAGAATAATATAGTTTCTTTAGATAGTAACCATACTAGTTCTTTTCAGGATAACAATAATATTAATAACAAAAATGTATCAGAGAATTTGTTTCAGTTAACTAAAAAAAATATTTTTTTAAATCAGCATGCAAAAAATAAAGAAGAAGCTATTAATATTGTTGGAAATCATTTGTTCAAACAAGGATATGTTAAATATGATTATATTTATTCGATGATAGAAAGAGAAAAAATATCTTCCACTTGGTTAGGAGAATCAATAGCATTACCTCATGGTACTATCGAAGGAAAAAATTCTGTTTTAAAAACAGGAATAATTTTTTGTCAATTTCCGCAGGGTGTTCATTTTGGAGAAGAAATTGATGATATTGCTTATCTTGTAATTGGAATTGCAGCTAAGAACAATGAGCATATTATGGTGGTAAGTAGTATTACTAACGCGCTAGATAACAAAGATACAATTAAAAAACTATCTAAAACAAGTAATGTAGAAGAAGTTTTATCTATTTTAAGTGTTTAA
- a CDS encoding adenylosuccinate synthase, giving the protein MNKNIVILGMQWGDEGKGKIVDCLTLDSSYVVRYQGGHNAGHTLVVNGEKIILHLIPSGILHSHVIGIIANGVVVSPLELVKEIKMLEYRNIIVNKRLILSNASPLILEYHIAMDIAREKKLGINALGTTGRGIGPAYEDKIARRALRLGDLKDEKKLAIRLEKIVDYYNHQLVSFYKQKSIDYKVVLRNLLPTIDLIYDMIQDTTCILHQAIKENKKIIFEGAQGSFLDIDHGTYPYVTSSNTTVGGVVTGTGVGPKNLDYILGITKSYSTRVGYGPFPSELFDSIDAHLSKKGNEFGSTTGRKRRTGWLDTVSLCRAVKINSLSGLCITKLDVLDGLNEIKICTSYKNNKTLEIITFPDSDDWENITPIYETHPGWNKQTLGIKKLEHLPYAARNYISRIEEITQIPVDLISTGPDRSDIIFIKNKI; this is encoded by the coding sequence ATGAATAAAAATATTGTAATATTAGGTATGCAGTGGGGTGATGAAGGAAAAGGAAAAATAGTGGATTGTTTAACCCTGGATAGTTCATATGTCGTAAGATATCAAGGAGGTCACAATGCAGGTCATACTTTAGTTGTAAATGGAGAAAAGATTATTCTTCATTTAATTCCATCGGGCATTTTACATAGTCATGTCATTGGAATTATTGCTAATGGTGTAGTGGTTTCTCCTTTAGAATTGGTAAAAGAAATAAAAATGTTGGAATATCGTAATATTATTGTTAATAAGCGACTTATTCTTTCTAATGCTTCTCCTTTAATTTTAGAATATCATATTGCTATGGATATAGCACGTGAAAAAAAATTAGGTATTAACGCACTAGGTACTACAGGTAGAGGTATTGGACCAGCATATGAAGATAAAATAGCACGTCGAGCTTTACGTCTCGGTGATTTAAAAGATGAAAAAAAATTGGCAATACGATTAGAAAAGATAGTAGATTATTACAATCATCAATTAGTATCTTTTTATAAACAAAAATCTATTGATTATAAAGTTGTCTTAAGAAACTTGTTGCCAACAATAGATTTAATTTATGATATGATTCAAGATACTACTTGTATTTTACATCAAGCTATTAAAGAAAATAAAAAGATTATTTTTGAAGGGGCTCAAGGTAGTTTTCTAGATATTGATCATGGAACATATCCATATGTTACTTCTTCAAATACTACTGTAGGCGGTGTTGTTACAGGTACAGGAGTAGGTCCTAAAAATTTAGACTATATACTAGGTATAACTAAATCGTACTCAACAAGAGTAGGTTATGGCCCTTTCCCTAGTGAACTTTTTGATAGCATAGATGCACATCTTTCTAAGAAAGGTAATGAATTCGGTTCTACTACAGGTAGAAAAAGGCGTACTGGTTGGTTAGATACAGTATCTTTATGTCGAGCTGTCAAAATTAATTCTTTATCTGGTTTATGTATAACAAAACTAGATGTATTAGATGGTTTAAATGAAATAAAAATTTGCACATCATATAAAAATAATAAAACTTTAGAAATTATAACATTTCCTGATTCAGATGATTGGGAAAATATAACACCAATATATGAAACTCATCCAGGATGGAACAAACAAACATTAGGTATTAAAAAATTAGAACATTTGCCTTATGCAGCGCGCAATTATATTAGTCGTATAGAAGAAATAACACAAATTCCTGTTGATTTAATTTCTACAGGTCCTGATCGTTCTGATATTATTTTTATTAAAAATAAAATATAA
- the hflK gene encoding FtsH protease activity modulator HflK, with protein MVWNKPDDNKPELDPWGDKNSDKKNCPDSKNKKKKILLDIKNFLYSIKNVFIKQTSSSNQSKKTIHSCVIIIFISFFIWSISGFYTIKEAERGVITSFGRFSHLVQPGLNWRPVFINEVKAVNVESVRELATSGVMLTSDENVVHVEMNVQYKITNPADYLFSVIYPDDSLRQATDSALRGVIGHSTMDRVLTEGRTLVRSDTQKEIEETIKPYKMGITILDVNFQTARPPEEVKAAFDDAIAARENREQYVREAEAYSNEVQPKANGKAQRILEEARAYSSRIILEAQGEVARFCQILPEYRKAKKITLKRLYIESMERLLAKNKKILIDRQHHPMFFLSLDNFFSNIKSIDKNVSRNINFIKNNPYASKEGKHVDYFSSLSPNGILEQRRIDSIRSIVKN; from the coding sequence ATGGTCTGGAACAAACCCGATGATAATAAACCTGAACTTGATCCATGGGGGGATAAAAACAGTGATAAAAAAAACTGTCCAGACAGTAAGAATAAAAAAAAGAAAATTTTATTAGATATCAAAAATTTTTTATACAGTATAAAAAATGTTTTTATTAAACAAACTAGTTCTTCGAATCAATCTAAAAAAACAATTCATTCTTGTGTAATAATAATATTTATAAGTTTTTTCATTTGGTCTATTAGTGGTTTTTATACTATTAAAGAAGCTGAACGTGGTGTTATTACTAGTTTCGGTAGATTTAGTCATTTAGTTCAGCCGGGATTAAATTGGAGACCAGTTTTTATCAATGAAGTAAAAGCTGTGAATGTTGAAAGTGTACGTGAATTAGCAACTTCAGGAGTAATGCTTACTTCAGATGAAAATGTAGTGCATGTAGAAATGAATGTACAATATAAAATAACTAATCCTGCTGATTATCTTTTTTCGGTTATTTATCCTGATGATAGTTTACGTCAAGCAACGGATAGTGCATTACGAGGAGTTATTGGTCATTCAACTATGGATCGAGTATTAACAGAAGGGAGGACTTTAGTACGCAGTGATACTCAAAAAGAAATTGAAGAAACAATTAAGCCATATAAAATGGGTATAACTATATTAGATGTAAATTTTCAAACAGCAAGACCTCCGGAAGAAGTTAAAGCTGCTTTTGATGATGCAATTGCAGCTCGTGAAAATCGTGAGCAATATGTACGTGAAGCTGAAGCATATTCAAATGAAGTTCAGCCTAAAGCTAATGGTAAAGCACAAAGAATTTTAGAAGAGGCCCGAGCATATTCATCACGTATAATTTTAGAAGCACAAGGAGAAGTAGCTCGTTTTTGTCAAATTTTACCTGAATATAGAAAAGCTAAAAAAATAACTTTAAAACGTCTTTACATAGAATCAATGGAAAGATTATTGGCTAAAAATAAAAAAATATTAATTGATAGACAACATCATCCAATGTTTTTTCTATCTTTAGATAATTTTTTTTCTAATATAAAATCAATAGATAAAAATGTTTCAAGAAACATTAATTTTATTAAAAATAATCCTTATGCTTCCAAAGAAGGTAAACATGTTGATTACTTTTCTTCATTATCTCCTAACGGCATTTTAGAACAACGTCGTATTGATTCAATACGAAGTATTGTTAAAAATTGA
- the rpmE gene encoding 50S ribosomal protein L31, which produces MKKKIHPHYSKITATCSCGNIVEVFSTISHNLNLDICAKCHPFYTGKQRVIDTGGRVERFKKRFKLTKKKII; this is translated from the coding sequence ATGAAAAAAAAAATCCATCCTCATTATTCTAAGATAACAGCTACTTGTTCTTGTGGAAACATAGTTGAAGTTTTTTCTACTATCAGTCATAATTTAAATTTAGATATATGCGCAAAATGTCATCCATTCTATACAGGAAAGCAAAGAGTTATTGATACTGGAGGTCGTGTTGAAAGATTTAAAAAACGTTTTAAACTTACTAAAAAAAAAATAATATAA
- the miaA gene encoding tRNA (adenosine(37)-N6)-dimethylallyltransferase MiaA has translation MGPTACGKSQFAIHLRKYLPIELISVDSALIYREMNIGTAKPSLFDLYRHPHRLLNIRDPSENYSAVEFQKDALKEIDKIINLGKIPCLVGGTMFYYNVLLNGLSILPPASIKIREYLLQNNHRKNFLYKKLELIDPASAIRIHKNDFQRLLRALEIFYLSGKNVTELKKNNNYKLPYNILQFAIIPPNKEWLNNKIECRVKKMLTLGFQEEVENLFFRGDLHINLPAMRCIGYRQMWEYLEYKTSYKEMFDKIIYATRKLAKNQLTWLKKWKNVNRMLSDSPIDVLVQKVLNLLQEKNQ, from the coding sequence ATGGGACCAACTGCATGTGGAAAAAGTCAATTTGCTATTCATCTTAGAAAATACTTACCAATAGAGTTGATTAGTGTAGATTCTGCTTTAATTTATCGTGAAATGAATATTGGCACAGCCAAACCAAGTCTTTTTGATTTATATCGTCATCCCCATCGTTTGTTAAATATTAGAGATCCTAGTGAAAATTATTCAGCTGTAGAATTTCAAAAAGATGCTCTTAAAGAAATTGATAAAATTATTAATTTGGGTAAAATACCTTGTCTTGTAGGTGGAACAATGTTTTATTACAATGTATTATTAAATGGACTATCTATTTTGCCACCAGCTAGTATAAAAATTCGTGAATATTTGCTCCAAAACAATCATAGAAAAAATTTCTTATATAAAAAATTAGAGTTGATAGATCCTGCCTCTGCCATACGAATTCATAAAAATGATTTTCAAAGATTATTAAGAGCTTTAGAAATATTTTATCTTTCTGGAAAGAATGTAACAGAATTAAAAAAAAACAATAACTATAAATTACCATATAATATTTTACAGTTTGCTATTATACCCCCGAATAAAGAATGGTTAAATAATAAAATCGAATGTCGTGTCAAAAAAATGTTGACTTTAGGTTTTCAAGAAGAAGTAGAAAATCTTTTTTTTAGAGGAGATTTACATATAAACTTACCTGCCATGCGATGCATAGGATATCGTCAAATGTGGGAATATCTTGAATACAAAACTAGTTACAAAGAAATGTTTGATAAGATAATTTATGCAACAAGAAAACTTGCTAAAAATCAATTGACATGGTTAAAAAAATGGAAAAATGTTAATAGAATGCTATCTGACTCTCCTATTGATGTTTTAGTTCAAAAAGTATTGAATTTACTTCAAGAAAAAAATCAATAA
- a CDS encoding N-acetylmuramoyl-L-alanine amidase, translating to MHKNNLLKKIIIAIDAGHGGQDPGAIGHKGLQEKKVNIEIALQIKKLLNNNKMFHAILTRNNDYYLSLKKRRQFLTNNQINLLISIHADSSKKQYISGASVWIISNARMNREINNYLKNNKSIVSFSKNIQNIFNQNKYDIFLKKTILDLQFNNFRKIELDLSKHILEQLKKNIKLHKIHPNYASLGILSCINIPSILIETGFITNFVEEKKLRTTDYQNKIAQSIYLALRNYFSNST from the coding sequence ATACATAAGAATAATTTATTAAAAAAAATTATTATAGCAATAGATGCAGGACATGGAGGACAAGATCCAGGCGCTATTGGTCATAAAGGATTACAAGAAAAAAAAGTTAATATTGAAATCGCACTTCAAATTAAGAAATTGCTAAACAATAATAAAATGTTTCATGCAATTCTAACACGTAATAATGACTATTATCTTTCACTTAAAAAAAGAAGACAATTTCTTACAAATAATCAAATAAATTTATTAATTTCTATTCACGCAGACTCTTCTAAAAAACAATATATATCAGGAGCATCTGTATGGATAATTTCCAATGCTAGAATGAATCGTGAAATTAATAATTATTTAAAAAATAACAAATCCATAGTATCTTTTTCTAAAAATATTCAAAATATATTTAACCAAAATAAATACGATATATTTTTAAAAAAAACTATTCTTGATTTACAGTTTAATAATTTTCGAAAAATAGAGTTAGATTTATCTAAACATATACTTGAACAACTAAAAAAAAATATAAAACTACACAAAATACATCCAAATTATGCTAGTTTAGGAATATTAAGTTGTATTAATATACCTTCTATATTAATTGAAACTGGTTTTATTACAAATTTTGTAGAAGAAAAAAAACTAAGAACAACAGATTACCAAAACAAAATTGCTCAATCTATTTACTTAGCTTTAAGAAATTATTTTTCAAATTCGACTTAA
- the pgi gene encoding glucose-6-phosphate isomerase gives MKNINFDHTKAYQDLKNHFRTMKNIHLKDLFSSDINRFKKFSILFKKEILIDFSKNRINDDTLMYLLNLARETDVKSIIKEMFSGFKINKTEDRSVLHIALRNRSNSPIIVNNSNIMLEINNELEKMRHFSNCVIDGKWKGYTGKTISDIVNIGIGGSDLGPYMVTEALRIYKNHLNIHYISNMDGTHITEVLKKIDPEKTLFLIASKTFTTDETITNAHSAKTWFLRYTKDISTLEKHFFALSANVKNALNFGIHINNIFKFWDWVGGRFSLWSAAGLSIILSIGFNNFERFLDGAHDMDNHFRDTDYSKNIPILLALISIWYANFFGSETEAILPYDQYMHRFSAYFQQSNMESNGKSISRNGEKISYQTGPIIWGEPGTNGQHAFYQLIHQGTKLIPCDFIAPVLSHNNIGHHHTKLVSNFLAQTQALAFGKSEDDVLKELILSSKDRSSINKILPFHVCKGNQPTNSFFIRKITPYTLGALISLYEHKIFVQGYILNIFSFDQWGVEIGKKLSQNIYNYLKNNIQDKRYDSSTEGLIHFYQSFIR, from the coding sequence ATGAAAAACATTAATTTTGATCATACTAAAGCTTACCAAGATCTAAAAAATCATTTTAGAACAATGAAAAATATTCATTTAAAAGATCTTTTTTCATCTGACATAAATCGATTTAAAAAATTTTCTATTTTATTTAAAAAAGAAATATTAATTGATTTTTCAAAAAATCGTATTAATGATGATACTTTAATGTATTTATTAAATTTGGCTAGAGAAACTGATGTAAAATCTATTATAAAAGAAATGTTTTCTGGATTTAAAATCAATAAGACAGAAGATCGTTCTGTATTACATATTGCACTACGTAATAGAAGTAATTCTCCTATTATAGTAAATAATTCTAATATTATGCTCGAAATTAACAATGAACTTGAAAAAATGAGACATTTTTCAAATTGTGTCATTGATGGAAAATGGAAGGGTTATACTGGAAAAACCATTTCTGATATCGTTAATATTGGTATTGGTGGATCGGATTTAGGGCCTTATATGGTAACTGAAGCATTGCGAATATATAAAAATCATTTAAATATACATTATATATCAAATATGGATGGTACTCATATTACTGAGGTTTTAAAAAAAATTGATCCGGAAAAAACACTATTCTTGATAGCGTCTAAAACATTTACAACAGATGAAACCATAACTAATGCTCATAGCGCAAAAACATGGTTTTTGCGTTATACAAAAGATATTAGTACTTTGGAAAAACATTTTTTTGCTTTATCAGCTAATGTAAAAAATGCTTTGAATTTTGGAATTCATATTAATAATATTTTTAAATTTTGGGATTGGGTTGGTGGTCGTTTTTCTTTATGGTCTGCAGCAGGTTTATCTATTATATTATCAATCGGATTTAATAACTTTGAGAGATTCTTAGATGGTGCTCATGATATGGATAATCATTTTCGTGATACTGATTATAGTAAAAACATTCCGATATTGTTAGCTCTAATTAGCATTTGGTATGCTAATTTTTTTGGTTCAGAAACAGAAGCTATATTGCCATATGATCAGTATATGCATCGTTTTTCTGCATATTTTCAACAGTCTAATATGGAATCTAATGGAAAATCAATTAGTAGAAACGGAGAAAAAATATCTTATCAAACAGGTCCTATTATTTGGGGTGAACCTGGCACTAATGGTCAACATGCATTTTATCAATTAATACATCAGGGAACTAAATTAATTCCTTGTGATTTTATTGCTCCAGTATTGTCACATAATAATATAGGTCATCATCATACAAAATTAGTATCTAATTTTTTAGCTCAAACTCAAGCACTGGCATTTGGCAAATCTGAAGATGATGTTTTAAAAGAATTAATATTATCCTCAAAAGATAGAAGTAGTATTAATAAAATTTTGCCTTTTCATGTATGTAAAGGAAACCAACCTACAAATTCATTTTTCATTCGAAAAATTACTCCTTATACATTAGGGGCGTTAATTTCTTTATATGAGCATAAAATTTTTGTTCAGGGTTATATATTAAATATTTTTAGTTTTGATCAATGGGGGGTAGAAATAGGAAAAAAATTATCACAAAATATTTATAATTATTTAAAAAATAATATTCAAGATAAACGTTATGATTCTTCTACTGAAGGGTTAATTCATTTTTATCAATCTTTTATAAGATAA